In Trichoplusia ni isolate ovarian cell line Hi5 unplaced genomic scaffold, tn1 tig00004136, whole genome shotgun sequence, the sequence CGGAGCGTGTAGTCTTTAAAAATGgatagattttaaaatgttgaaattttatcaaaatcgttccagccgttttatagttgtaaattgcattgtcatcaggtttgaagctaccctgaaaatttcagcctgcttttcgagaagtgcctcaaaattgagttgcaaacatccaaccggaacgacaaacagacaagaaagtgagtttataaaaagtGGGAAAAACGATTCTTACACAAAGGTATTTAATCCTagtgtcttgggtttcacaaatagcaagtcacatgcaaaaagacacccagactcaggacaaacattcgtggatcacacagatgcttgtcctacgcgtggaTCGAGTCAACACGTTGCGCTCAgatggtttggcgtggtgacctcaaccactcggctatccgtgtagtcaattTCTGAggtcatcattatcattatctcAGCCTACAGCTGTCCACTGGTGGACATAGGCCTCtgcatacgttctccagcgcgaccggttcattgccacctgcatccatcAAGACCCAGTGactttcaccaggtcgtcggtccatctggcaggtggccgtcccacgctgcgcttggtggtatTTCTGAggtcatttattgtttttaaagactagttataaattatatttacttgaTAGTAGAGGGGGTCATGTTGTTGGGGGTGCTGCGCCGCTTCCACCTTGTAAGCGCCATCTAGCGGAGCGGCGGCGCCACCTGTACAAAACAACATTCATTAATATACTTATAGATGTCGCTCTTGGTGCGAGCGGTTATGATACTAATCTATTATGTAAAAGTGGATTATAAAGTGCCAGggtaatgatattttttctgcTCTTATGGTACTTTTATCTTAAGTAGTATCTGGTGTTATTTTCATGAGTTGATTTtaaagtcttttatttttaaataagaatattgtCAAGCacaaaataaacctattttatttttgttgtttattccATAATATATGATAgccataattttaaaaactttaagtttTCGGGGTGATGGGggcaaaaaagatttttaaaaacttttttttgggattgaaatttgtcacaaatattatttatttaaacatcatAAGAACCACCGTGCATTATAAACTGAAGTCGAcaggacggagtcgcgggcaacagctagttaataaataaaagtttttaaaaacatgtcTCACCGTATGACTCGGGGTGTTTCTCGGGAACAGGCGGTATAGGGGCATGAGCGTGGTAGTTCGGCGCATAGCCCCCAGCCGCACCGTGAgcactgaaatataaaatagatattttaaataagaataggTCGTGGTGgcatccttactaatattataaatgcgaaagtaactctgactgtctgttacgctttcacgtctaaaccactgatccgattttaatgaaatttggtacagagatagagttgaccttgagaaagaacagagGATAGTTTTtctcccggacttttgaagaattctcttggaaacgcgatataaccgacctcgacgcgggcgaaaagctagtaaaatatacatttacattatgaataggtcgtggtggccttgcggttgtACGTATGGATTTCTATGCACTAGGTgtgagttcgatcccaatgGAAGTCAAGTACCATAGTGGcttttttaaaggtaaaatgtgttttattagcCAAGACAAGGCAAGAGAAGcgaagatgggtcgatgacatagtaaaggtcgagtctggatgaggctggtaCAGGACCgtagaggcctgtgcccagcagtgggaggacaaaggctgtggatgatgatgatgatgatttttttttgtaagatacTATTGACATatggtaaaagaaaatatcgtgaggaaacctggattctaaaCATTGGAAtatgaaatcgccaacccgcaatAAGCTGCTCAAAAACTTGCCTTTACGGGAAGAcgcctgtgcccaacagtgggacgtaAGTTCAGTTCAGCGAGCTCCAAACCAAACTTCCTCAAATTTGGTCCAGCCATTTGATCCTGAAGTGACGAACAGTCTCCACGCACTCTTTTTGTGGTGATGTGGCTATGGGTGGTACTCACGTGATGTTGTGGTgctggtggtggtggtggtagTGCTGGTACTGGTCAGGGGGTGGCGGCGGCGGGATGGTCAGCAGCGAGGCCAGGTCCTGCCAGCGTTGCTCCACTGACATCGAACGCATTAACGACTGTGGAAGAAACCgtttattagttaaattaaaatgcaattctttatttgtattcatttcTAAGGAATCTCTGTGAAAAAGTTATCAACAAAGCCATCGAGTCCGAAGATCTGAGGtagcaaacatttaaaaaatatgtagtcgaattaaagtataaaaatattaaaagaaaaggaattattttattttcttcagaCTTAgaagtaaaatgtttttcaagtgtttataattaatcttaTATAGGTATCATGAACCATGACATACTGGATTTTACACTTGCGTAAAACTCACAAAGAACTGAGTTTATTTTGAatcattaatcaaaataatgatcGAAAACgtaaatagaacaaaaactGAGCAAATAAACAACTCTTAGTACAagtttagatatttaataaaaaggtgtTAAAAGCACGCCGCGACAAGGTCACGTCGTATGATTAAAATAGTTCCGCTACTTGCCACCAGGGAAAGTAGTGTCACTTTTACTTCATAGATGGCGTTGCCACTGACCTTTCGTAGTAATAAACTATTGTTTGTACTATGTTTTTAGgtgtttaaagtattattaattacataaataataatctagGTATCGTTTCTAAAGGTATTtgttagattatattatatttttttactgtatctaatgtttttctatattgaagcgtacaaaaa encodes:
- the LOC113508225 gene encoding segmentation protein cap'n'collar-like — translated: MNTNKELHFNLTNKRFLPQSLMRSMSVEQRWQDLASLLTIPPPPPPDQYQHYHHHHQHHNITAHGAAGGYAPNYHAHAPIPPVPEKHPESYGGAAAPLDGAYKVEAAQHPQQHDPLYYQNSTTEMTGPTNQDGFLQSILNDEDLQLMDMAMNEG